A single genomic interval of Hevea brasiliensis isolate MT/VB/25A 57/8 chromosome 4, ASM3005281v1, whole genome shotgun sequence harbors:
- the LOC131179293 gene encoding uncharacterized protein LOC131179293 has protein sequence MNSIFSSFDALCAEFLGQTIRSSFASASTDNLIKKPQQSSSLRSTADRKQEQPTSKAPRFAPELDGLNFFETLVKY, from the coding sequence ATGAATTCCATCTTTAGCTCCTTCGATGCACTCTGCGCTGAATTCTTGGGCCAAACTATTAGATCCTCTTTTGCTTCTGCATCTACGGATAACTTGATCAAGAAGCCGCAGCAAAGCTCGTCTTTACGGTCGACTGCCGACCGAAAACAGGAGCAACCAACAAGCAAGGCCCCGAGGTTTGCACCGGAGCTTGATGGGCTCAACTTTTTCGAGACCCTTGTTAAGTATTGA